One segment of Acidovorax sp. DW039 DNA contains the following:
- a CDS encoding tripartite tricarboxylate transporter permease, which translates to MDTLNLLLQGFITAATPINLLWAFVGCMIGTAVGVLPGIGPAVAVAMLLPITVKVEATASMIFFGGIYYGAMYGGSTTSILLNTPGEAGSMVTAMEGNKMAKNGRAGAALATAAIGSFVAGTIATVLVTFFAPLVAEYAVRLGPPEYFMLMVLAFTTVSAVLGKSTLRGMVALFVGLAMGLIGIDQITGQARYTAGVPELMDGIEVVLIAVGLFAVGEALYNVMYEGRVDETQNRLTSTHMTKEEWKRSWPAWLRATFIGFPFGTVPAGGSEIPTFLSYAAEKKLSKHKEEFGTTGAIEGVAGPEAANNAAITATLIPLLTLGIPTSNTTAILLGAFQNYGIQPGPQLFDTNGALVWALIASMYIGNVMLLILNLPLVGLWVKLLNIPKSYLYAGILVFSTLGVYGMRQSAFDLVLLYAIGLLGVVMRRFDFPAAPVVVGMILGPLAEAQMRNAVSIGEGKWSIFFERPGSLTLMVIVVAVLIIPRVLRRWAARKAAAEAGTAPA; encoded by the coding sequence ATGGATACGCTCAATCTTCTGCTGCAGGGGTTCATCACCGCTGCAACCCCCATCAACCTGCTGTGGGCCTTTGTGGGCTGCATGATTGGTACCGCCGTTGGCGTGTTGCCCGGTATCGGCCCCGCTGTGGCCGTTGCCATGTTGCTGCCGATCACCGTGAAGGTCGAAGCCACTGCCTCCATGATCTTCTTTGGCGGCATCTACTACGGCGCGATGTATGGTGGCTCCACCACCTCCATCCTGCTGAACACGCCTGGAGAGGCGGGCTCCATGGTGACCGCCATGGAAGGCAACAAGATGGCCAAGAATGGCCGAGCCGGTGCGGCACTGGCCACCGCGGCGATTGGCTCCTTTGTGGCCGGAACGATTGCCACGGTGCTCGTGACCTTCTTTGCCCCCCTGGTAGCCGAGTACGCCGTGCGCCTGGGCCCACCGGAATACTTCATGCTCATGGTGCTGGCCTTCACCACGGTGAGTGCTGTGCTGGGTAAGAGCACCCTGCGTGGCATGGTGGCCCTGTTTGTGGGGCTGGCCATGGGCCTCATCGGCATTGACCAGATCACGGGTCAGGCCCGCTACACCGCTGGTGTGCCTGAATTGATGGACGGCATCGAAGTGGTGCTGATCGCCGTGGGCCTGTTTGCCGTGGGCGAGGCGCTCTACAACGTGATGTACGAAGGCCGGGTGGATGAAACCCAGAACCGCCTGACCAGCACGCACATGACCAAGGAAGAGTGGAAGCGCTCCTGGCCCGCCTGGCTTCGCGCCACGTTCATCGGTTTTCCCTTTGGCACCGTGCCTGCGGGGGGCAGCGAGATCCCGACTTTCCTGAGCTACGCCGCTGAAAAGAAGCTGAGCAAGCACAAGGAAGAGTTTGGCACCACCGGCGCCATCGAAGGCGTGGCAGGCCCAGAGGCCGCCAACAACGCAGCCATCACGGCCACGTTGATTCCGCTGCTGACATTGGGTATCCCTACCTCCAACACCACGGCCATTTTGCTGGGCGCGTTCCAGAACTACGGCATCCAGCCCGGCCCGCAGCTGTTTGACACCAACGGCGCACTGGTGTGGGCCCTGATCGCGTCCATGTACATCGGTAACGTGATGCTGCTGATCCTGAACCTGCCCCTGGTGGGCCTGTGGGTGAAGCTGCTGAACATTCCCAAGTCGTACCTGTACGCGGGCATTCTGGTCTTCTCCACGCTGGGCGTGTACGGCATGCGCCAAAGCGCGTTCGATCTGGTGCTGCTGTACGCGATCGGCTTGCTGGGTGTGGTCATGCGTCGCTTTGACTTCCCCGCCGCGCCTGTCGTGGTCGGCATGATCCTGGGCCCCCTTGCCGAAGCGCAGATGCGCAACGCGGTGTCGATCGGAGAGGGCAAGTGGAGCATCTTCTTCGAGCGCCCAGGATCGCTCACCCTGATGGTGATCGTGGTGGCTGTGCTGATCATTCCCCGCGTGCTGCGCCGCTGGGCGGCCCGCAAGGCGGCTGCAGAGGCTGGAACCGCACCGGCCTGA
- a CDS encoding tripartite tricarboxylate transporter TctB family protein yields the protein MTQHSSRSKPLQTLIGVGIVVLAGLLAWGASSVSSEAGYGGVGPNFLPWVVSAVLLICGILCVVHALTGGFRDLEEGSGDERAHWKGFVWVSAGLLLNALLITTLGFILSCALCFVLSVRGFKSSEGELDLRLNAWIKDSAIGIAVAAPVYWMFTQLLAINLPGLTNTGWL from the coding sequence ATGACACAACACTCATCGCGCTCCAAGCCACTGCAAACGCTGATTGGCGTGGGCATCGTGGTGCTGGCCGGGCTTCTGGCCTGGGGAGCCAGCTCTGTCAGCTCCGAAGCCGGTTACGGCGGCGTGGGCCCCAATTTTCTGCCCTGGGTGGTTTCTGCCGTTTTGCTGATCTGCGGCATTCTGTGCGTGGTGCACGCGCTCACCGGCGGGTTCCGTGACCTCGAAGAAGGCTCGGGCGACGAACGCGCCCACTGGAAGGGCTTTGTCTGGGTCTCCGCCGGGCTGCTGCTCAACGCCCTGCTGATCACCACCCTCGGTTTCATCCTGAGCTGTGCGCTGTGCTTTGTGCTGTCGGTGCGCGGCTTCAAAAGCTCTGAAGGGGAACTGGACCTGCGGCTGAATGCCTGGATCAAGGATTCCGCCATCGGCATTGCAGTGGCTGCGCCGGTGTACTGGATGTTTACGCAACTGCTGGCCATCAACCTGCCTGGCCTCACCAACACAGGGTGGCTGTAA
- a CDS encoding tripartite tricarboxylate transporter substrate-binding protein yields MRRDTFIKSLAALAAMGSLPVSAQSAALKMMIPANPGGGWDTTGRALGKAMQEAGAASSVAYDNKGGAAGAIGLAQFVNASKGDPNALMVMGAVMLGGIITGKPPVGLDKVTPLARLTSEYNVFVLPSNSPFKTMKDVVEQLKKDPGSVKWGGGSRGSTEHIAAAMIAREVGVDPAKINYVAFRGGGEATAAILGGNVTIGGSGYSEFSEYISAGKMRAVGVTSGTRLKGVNVPTLKEQGINVEIGNWRGVYGAPGISAEQRKTLIDALAKTFKHKSWQDAMDKNGWTPAWLAGDEFSNFVDAEFASLRATMAKSGMI; encoded by the coding sequence ATGCGTCGCGATACCTTTATCAAGTCCCTGGCTGCTTTGGCTGCCATGGGCAGTCTTCCAGTCTCTGCCCAGTCGGCAGCGCTGAAGATGATGATTCCTGCCAACCCCGGCGGCGGATGGGACACCACGGGCCGTGCTCTGGGCAAGGCCATGCAGGAAGCGGGCGCAGCCTCATCGGTGGCTTACGACAACAAGGGTGGCGCGGCAGGGGCCATTGGCCTGGCGCAGTTCGTCAACGCCAGCAAGGGCGACCCTAATGCACTGATGGTGATGGGCGCAGTGATGCTGGGCGGCATCATCACCGGCAAGCCTCCCGTGGGCCTGGACAAGGTCACCCCGCTGGCCCGCCTGACCAGCGAATACAACGTGTTTGTGCTGCCCTCCAATTCGCCCTTCAAGACCATGAAGGATGTGGTCGAGCAGCTCAAGAAAGACCCCGGCAGCGTCAAGTGGGGCGGCGGGTCGCGTGGCTCTACTGAGCACATTGCCGCCGCCATGATTGCCCGAGAAGTGGGCGTGGACCCCGCCAAGATCAACTACGTGGCCTTCCGTGGGGGTGGCGAGGCCACTGCCGCCATCCTCGGCGGCAACGTGACCATCGGCGGCAGCGGCTACAGCGAGTTTTCTGAATACATCTCTGCAGGCAAGATGCGCGCCGTGGGCGTCACGTCGGGCACCCGCCTCAAGGGCGTTAATGTGCCTACGCTCAAGGAGCAGGGCATCAATGTCGAGATTGGCAACTGGCGTGGCGTTTACGGTGCGCCCGGCATCAGCGCCGAGCAGCGCAAGACGCTGATCGACGCACTCGCCAAGACCTTCAAGCACAAGTCCTGGCAAGACGCCATGGACAAGAACGGCTGGACGCCTGCATGGTTGGCTGGCGATGAGTTCTCCAACTTTGTGGATGCCGAGTTCGCCAGCCTGCGCGCCACAATGGCCAAGTCCGGAATGATCTGA
- a CDS encoding response regulator transcription factor, which produces MVPRMQLLLVEDDPTMQTTLQRALTRRGMEVAAVGDGKSALTQWVGRTPDAVILDLTLPGLDGLQVLQRARALGLRTPVLILTARGTVGDRVMGLNAGADDYLPKPFDLDELEARLRALVRRSADPSTATPVGSNITQIGAIRYDKDSGALYLNGEVMELTPRELALMHALLAQPGHAVTKERLYELVFPGQLDVQYEAIEVVVYRLRKKLVGTGLTLMTLRGLGYLLRTDA; this is translated from the coding sequence ATGGTGCCGCGCATGCAATTGCTCCTCGTAGAAGACGATCCCACCATGCAAACCACCTTGCAACGGGCACTGACGCGCCGCGGCATGGAAGTGGCAGCCGTGGGTGATGGCAAATCGGCATTGACTCAGTGGGTAGGACGGACCCCGGACGCGGTCATCCTGGACTTGACCCTGCCTGGCCTGGACGGCCTGCAGGTGCTGCAGCGCGCACGGGCCCTGGGCCTGCGTACACCGGTCCTGATCCTGACCGCACGCGGCACGGTGGGAGACCGGGTGATGGGTCTGAACGCAGGTGCCGATGATTACCTGCCCAAGCCCTTCGATCTGGATGAGCTGGAGGCACGGCTGCGCGCTCTGGTGCGACGCAGCGCTGACCCCTCAACTGCAACACCGGTGGGCAGCAACATCACACAAATTGGAGCAATACGCTACGACAAGGACAGCGGGGCGCTCTACCTGAACGGCGAAGTCATGGAGCTGACGCCCCGCGAGCTGGCGCTGATGCACGCGCTACTGGCGCAGCCCGGTCACGCGGTGACCAAGGAACGGCTGTATGAACTGGTTTTTCCGGGCCAGCTTGATGTGCAGTACGAGGCCATTGAAGTGGTGGTCTACCGGCTGCGCAAAAAACTGGTGGGCACAGGCCTGACGCTCATGACGCTGCGTGGGCTGGGTTATCTGCTGCGTACCGACGCATGA
- a CDS encoding sensor histidine kinase N-terminal domain-containing protein, which translates to MKGPTHTTHSLRRTLLVGILLPVIAFISFNTYSLYHQTLGSLNTAYDRTLLASAKSISEQLDVQGYDDEAKIRAIVPYSALEAFEADNQSHMFYRVSTEGGELISGFSELPFWTGTIPLKPPYAALVDFYDDTFRGQPVRVAVLLQPVASAVGRSMAVIQVAETLEVRETLALQILKNTLWRQALLIAVIAFTVLWVVQRATRPVRHLSQQLQARGEGDLSPIAAPEAPRELQPLIAATNQVMKRLRHLLRHQKRFVRDASHQLRTPLAVLKTQVQSAMRGDMPAEQALHEISDTVDRATQLANQMLALAKVEQLRQQSEPPVTRLDDILRTVALEISPLIAQRDLDFGIHTEAAPVRAHEWMLRELTRNLLHNAVRHAPAGSELSVELRSDAHHTALTISDHGPGIDAELATRLFQPFSAGDVRSGSGLGLAICQEIVQALGGSITLSNREQGGRVLGLDAIVRLPLASPQQAVNQGDPAQYAP; encoded by the coding sequence ATGAAGGGGCCGACACACACCACGCATTCGCTGCGCAGGACCTTGCTGGTGGGCATTCTGCTGCCGGTGATTGCATTCATCAGTTTCAATACCTACAGCCTTTACCACCAGACGCTGGGGTCCCTCAACACCGCGTATGACAGGACACTGCTGGCCTCGGCCAAAAGCATCAGTGAACAACTGGATGTGCAGGGCTATGACGACGAGGCCAAGATACGCGCGATCGTGCCCTACTCTGCCCTGGAGGCGTTTGAAGCCGACAACCAGAGCCACATGTTCTACCGGGTGTCGACGGAAGGGGGTGAACTGATTTCCGGATTCTCGGAACTCCCCTTCTGGACGGGAACCATCCCGCTCAAGCCCCCCTACGCGGCACTGGTGGATTTCTACGATGACACCTTCCGTGGTCAGCCCGTGCGTGTGGCCGTGCTGTTGCAGCCCGTGGCCAGCGCGGTCGGTCGCAGCATGGCGGTGATCCAGGTGGCAGAAACACTGGAAGTGAGGGAAACCCTGGCCCTGCAAATCCTGAAGAACACGCTGTGGCGGCAGGCCCTGCTCATCGCGGTGATTGCGTTTACCGTGCTGTGGGTGGTGCAGCGCGCAACCCGACCTGTGCGACACCTGAGCCAACAGTTGCAGGCACGGGGCGAAGGAGACCTGAGCCCCATCGCCGCACCCGAAGCCCCCAGAGAGCTTCAACCCTTGATTGCTGCCACCAACCAGGTGATGAAGCGTTTGCGCCATTTGCTGCGACACCAAAAGCGCTTTGTGCGCGATGCATCCCATCAGCTTCGAACTCCGCTGGCAGTGTTGAAGACGCAGGTGCAGTCGGCCATGCGTGGTGATATGCCAGCGGAGCAGGCGCTGCATGAAATCAGCGACACCGTGGACCGGGCCACGCAATTGGCCAACCAGATGCTGGCCTTGGCCAAGGTAGAGCAACTGCGCCAGCAAAGCGAGCCACCTGTCACCCGGCTGGACGACATCCTGCGAACCGTGGCTTTGGAAATCTCGCCTCTCATCGCACAGAGAGACCTCGACTTCGGGATTCACACAGAGGCCGCCCCCGTGAGGGCACACGAATGGATGCTGAGGGAACTGACCCGCAACCTGCTGCACAACGCTGTCCGCCACGCCCCAGCTGGCAGCGAGCTGAGCGTAGAACTGCGCAGCGACGCACACCACACGGCCCTGACCATCAGCGACCACGGCCCAGGCATTGATGCGGAGCTGGCGACCAGGCTTTTTCAGCCCTTCTCCGCAGGAGATGTGCGCAGTGGAAGTGGACTGGGCCTGGCCATCTGCCAGGAAATCGTGCAGGCCCTGGGCGGAAGCATCACGCTGAGTAACCGGGAGCAAGGCGGTCGTGTGCTGGGGCTGGACGCCATTGTGCGGCTGCCGCTTGCTTCACCACAACAAGCTGTCAACCAAGGGGACCCGGCACAATACGCGCCATGA
- a CDS encoding RNA-binding S4 domain-containing protein, producing MNLTESMRLDKWLWCARFYKTRSLATEEIGKGRVTVNGSPAKPARELRCGDTVALRQGAIARTVLVRALSGARGPAPVAQLLYEETAESIAARERAAELRRLAPEPAASLQEGRPTKRDRRHIERAQDWGTRWSASIDE from the coding sequence ATGAATCTGACCGAATCGATGCGCTTGGACAAATGGCTCTGGTGCGCCCGTTTCTACAAGACCCGCAGCCTCGCCACCGAAGAGATCGGCAAGGGTCGGGTGACCGTCAACGGCTCTCCTGCAAAACCCGCTCGCGAATTGCGCTGTGGCGACACCGTTGCATTGCGCCAGGGCGCCATAGCACGCACAGTGCTTGTCAGGGCGCTGAGCGGTGCTCGCGGGCCAGCGCCCGTCGCCCAACTGCTCTACGAGGAAACAGCAGAGAGCATTGCGGCCAGAGAACGCGCGGCCGAGTTACGACGCCTTGCACCAGAGCCGGCAGCGTCCCTGCAGGAAGGACGGCCGACCAAGCGGGATCGCCGTCACATCGAGCGCGCTCAGGACTGGGGTACGCGCTGGAGCGCATCCATAGATGAATGA
- a CDS encoding extracellular solute-binding protein, with protein sequence MSKTVKALLTACALAATAGAALAQEQVVNLYSARHYSTDEALYTGFTKATGIKINRVDADDAGILARLKAEGTASPADVILLVDAARLYKGEVDGLFQPIQSKVLNDAIPANLRSNPAADGGISWFGLSTRARIIVYNKVRVQKSDVDTYEKLGDPRNKGKLCIRSGSHPYNLSLFGAVTEHLGEQKAEEWLKGMVANLARPPKGGDTDQIKAVASGECEIGVTNSYYLARMMRSNNPEDVAVVNKVGVVFPNQASWGTHLNIAGGAVAKYSKNKANAIKFLEYLASPEAQNYFANGNNEWPAVKGVTLENPALKAMTGGAPFKSETIPISAVGANATKVQQMLDRVGFQ encoded by the coding sequence ATGTCGAAGACCGTGAAAGCCCTGCTGACAGCCTGCGCACTGGCCGCCACAGCGGGTGCAGCGCTCGCTCAAGAGCAAGTGGTAAACCTGTACTCTGCCCGCCACTACTCCACCGATGAAGCCCTGTACACAGGCTTCACCAAAGCCACCGGCATCAAAATCAACCGTGTGGACGCCGACGATGCAGGTATTCTGGCCCGCCTGAAAGCCGAAGGCACTGCCTCTCCAGCCGACGTCATCCTGCTGGTGGATGCAGCCCGTCTCTACAAGGGCGAGGTGGATGGCTTGTTCCAGCCCATCCAGTCCAAGGTGCTGAACGATGCCATCCCTGCAAACCTGCGCAGTAATCCAGCAGCCGACGGAGGCATTTCGTGGTTTGGTCTGTCCACCCGCGCGCGGATCATCGTGTACAACAAGGTGCGCGTTCAGAAGTCTGACGTAGACACTTATGAGAAGCTGGGCGATCCGAGGAACAAGGGCAAGCTGTGCATTCGTTCTGGCTCCCATCCCTACAACCTGAGCCTGTTCGGCGCAGTGACTGAGCACCTGGGCGAGCAGAAGGCAGAAGAGTGGCTCAAGGGCATGGTCGCCAACCTGGCCCGTCCTCCCAAAGGCGGGGATACCGATCAGATCAAGGCTGTAGCCTCAGGCGAGTGCGAAATCGGCGTGACCAATAGCTACTATCTGGCCCGCATGATGCGCTCCAACAACCCTGAAGACGTAGCAGTCGTCAACAAGGTCGGTGTGGTGTTCCCTAACCAGGCTTCCTGGGGCACACATCTGAACATTGCTGGCGGTGCCGTCGCAAAGTATTCCAAGAACAAGGCCAACGCTATCAAGTTCCTGGAATACTTGGCCAGCCCTGAAGCCCAGAACTATTTTGCCAATGGCAACAACGAATGGCCTGCGGTCAAGGGCGTCACCTTGGAAAACCCTGCACTCAAGGCCATGACAGGTGGGGCGCCTTTCAAGAGCGAAACCATTCCGATCAGCGCCGTGGGCGCTAATGCCACCAAAGTTCAGCAAATGCTGGACAGGGTAGGCTTCCAGTAA
- a CDS encoding 3-hydroxyacyl-CoA dehydrogenase produces MEIQGKVFIVTGGASGLGEGTARMLALRGGTVVIADMQAEKGEAVAKDIGGAFVRCDVSNEADAQAAVDKAVSMGKLMGLVNCAGIAPAEKTVGKNGAHALALFQKTISVNLIGSFNMIRLAAEAMSKNTPEVTGERGVLISTASVAAYDGQIGQAAYSASKGGIVGMTLPIARDLARNGIRNMTIAPGIFGTPMLFGMPKEVQDALAAGVPFPSRLGTPEDYAKLALHIFENDMLNGEVIRLDGAIRLAPR; encoded by the coding sequence ATGGAAATACAAGGCAAGGTTTTCATCGTGACTGGCGGAGCATCAGGCCTGGGCGAGGGAACTGCGCGCATGCTGGCACTGCGGGGCGGCACGGTAGTGATCGCCGATATGCAAGCAGAAAAAGGTGAAGCCGTAGCAAAGGATATTGGTGGAGCGTTTGTCCGGTGCGATGTGAGCAATGAAGCCGATGCACAGGCTGCTGTCGACAAAGCAGTCTCCATGGGCAAGCTGATGGGCTTGGTCAATTGCGCAGGCATTGCGCCTGCGGAGAAAACAGTAGGCAAGAATGGCGCGCACGCTCTGGCCCTGTTCCAAAAGACCATCAGTGTGAATCTGATCGGCAGCTTCAACATGATCCGCCTGGCTGCAGAGGCTATGTCCAAGAACACTCCAGAAGTGACTGGGGAGCGCGGTGTCCTGATCTCCACTGCCAGTGTCGCTGCATACGATGGCCAGATCGGACAAGCGGCTTATTCTGCCTCCAAGGGAGGAATCGTGGGGATGACACTCCCGATAGCGCGAGACCTCGCGCGCAACGGCATCCGCAACATGACCATTGCCCCCGGCATTTTTGGCACCCCCATGCTGTTTGGAATGCCTAAGGAAGTGCAGGACGCTTTGGCTGCCGGGGTGCCCTTCCCTAGCCGACTGGGCACTCCTGAAGACTATGCAAAGCTTGCTCTGCACATTTTTGAAAATGACATGCTGAACGGTGAAGTCATTCGCCTGGATGGCGCCATCCGCTTGGCTCCACGCTGA
- the gltX gene encoding glutamate--tRNA ligase: MTETTTTRIRTRFAPSPTGFIHLGNIRSALYPWAFARATGGDFILRIEDTDVERSSQAAVDVILEGMRWLGMNPDEGPFYQMQRMDRYKEVLAQMLERGLVYPCYMSVEELDALRERQMAAKEKPRYDGTWRPEEGKVLPQVPEGVKPVLRFRNPKDGVVVWEDKVKGRIEIRNDELDDLVIARPDGTPTYNFCVVVDDIDMRITHVIRGDDHVNNTPRQINIFRALGFEPPVYAHLPTVLNEQGEKMSKRNGAKPVTQYRDEGYLPEAMINYLARLGWSHGDDEIFSREQFLQWFNLDHLGRSAAQFDEAKLKWVNAQHIKATADDVLAGLVADLLVLRGVDRAEFSDSRLPKICALFKDRCDTTVALANWANVFYADVQPHEEERAQHLTPAIFPAIDSLVEKLSTCDWDKASISAAFKAVLAEHGLKMPQLAMPVRVLTVGTAHTPSVDAVLELVGREKVLNRLRSR; this comes from the coding sequence ATGACAGAAACTACAACTACGCGAATTCGCACGCGTTTCGCTCCATCGCCTACAGGGTTTATTCATCTGGGCAATATCCGTTCCGCGCTGTACCCATGGGCGTTCGCAAGAGCCACTGGGGGAGATTTCATCCTTCGCATTGAGGACACTGATGTCGAGCGCTCCAGTCAAGCTGCTGTGGATGTCATCCTCGAGGGAATGCGCTGGCTCGGAATGAATCCGGACGAGGGTCCCTTCTACCAGATGCAACGCATGGATCGCTACAAGGAAGTGCTTGCGCAAATGCTCGAGCGTGGCCTGGTGTATCCCTGCTACATGAGCGTGGAAGAGCTGGATGCCTTGCGCGAGCGGCAGATGGCAGCCAAGGAGAAGCCCCGTTATGACGGAACCTGGCGTCCCGAAGAGGGCAAGGTATTGCCGCAGGTGCCCGAAGGGGTAAAGCCTGTGCTGCGGTTCCGCAACCCGAAAGACGGAGTTGTTGTCTGGGAAGACAAGGTCAAGGGGCGGATTGAAATCCGTAACGATGAGCTGGATGATCTGGTGATCGCGCGTCCTGATGGGACACCCACCTATAACTTCTGCGTGGTGGTTGATGACATCGACATGCGCATCACCCATGTGATCCGTGGGGACGATCACGTAAACAACACACCTCGTCAGATCAACATCTTCCGTGCACTCGGGTTCGAACCCCCTGTTTATGCCCACTTGCCCACCGTGTTGAACGAGCAGGGTGAAAAGATGAGCAAGCGCAACGGCGCCAAGCCTGTGACTCAATATCGGGACGAGGGCTATTTGCCGGAAGCCATGATCAACTATCTGGCCCGTTTGGGCTGGAGTCATGGCGACGATGAAATCTTCAGTCGCGAACAATTTCTGCAATGGTTCAATCTGGACCACTTAGGGCGCAGCGCTGCACAGTTTGACGAAGCCAAACTGAAATGGGTGAACGCTCAACACATCAAGGCAACGGCGGATGATGTGCTTGCGGGGCTGGTTGCTGACCTCCTGGTTCTTCGTGGTGTAGACCGCGCCGAATTCAGCGATAGCCGATTGCCGAAAATCTGCGCTCTTTTCAAGGATCGCTGCGATACGACGGTTGCTTTGGCAAACTGGGCCAACGTTTTCTACGCTGATGTCCAGCCTCACGAGGAGGAGCGTGCTCAGCACCTCACCCCCGCTATTTTTCCGGCCATCGACTCCCTGGTGGAGAAGCTGTCCACATGCGACTGGGACAAAGCATCCATCAGTGCTGCCTTCAAAGCAGTACTTGCAGAACACGGTCTCAAGATGCCGCAATTGGCGATGCCTGTGCGTGTTCTCACAGTAGGGACAGCACATACACCTTCTGTAGATGCCGTGCTGGAACTTGTTGGACGTGAAAAAGTTCTGAATCGTTTGCGGAGTCGCTAA
- the purF gene encoding amidophosphoribosyltransferase, with product MCGIVGVVSTAPVNQLIYDALLLLQHRGQDAAGIVTQQGRKFFMHKAKGMVRDVFRTRNMRALPGNVGLGQVRYPTAGNAYSEEEAQPFYVNAPFGIVLVHNGNLTNAQALRTELFQMDHRHTNTESDSEVLLNVFAHELERATRGVPLQPEDVFTAVRAVHKRIKGSYAVIALIAGHGLLAFRDPHGIRPLAMGRSQDGTVMVGSESVALEGTSHVFERNIEPGEAVFITLDGTVHSRQCADAPQLNPCIFEFVYLARPDSVLDGISVYQARLNLGEALAKRVVSTVPPSEIDVIIPIPESSRPSATQLAHLLGIPYREGFVKNRYVGRTFIMPGQGVRKKSVRQKLNVIGSEFKGRNVLLVDDSIVRGTTSREIVQMARDAGARKVYLASAAPPVRYPNVYGIDMPTSKELVAHGRTVEEVRQAIGCDALIYQDVDAMKRAVGALNGGITGFDASCFDGVYVTGDVTAEDIVRLNEGRVGVEEQEEDTSRLALPNAQEA from the coding sequence ATGTGTGGAATCGTGGGTGTTGTCAGTACTGCACCGGTCAATCAGCTAATTTATGACGCATTGCTGTTGCTGCAGCACCGTGGGCAAGATGCTGCAGGAATCGTGACCCAGCAAGGCCGGAAATTTTTCATGCACAAGGCAAAGGGCATGGTGCGTGATGTGTTTCGCACCCGAAACATGCGAGCGCTGCCTGGCAACGTGGGACTCGGTCAGGTCCGCTACCCCACGGCCGGAAACGCCTACAGCGAGGAGGAAGCGCAACCTTTCTACGTCAATGCTCCCTTCGGGATCGTCCTGGTCCATAACGGAAACCTCACCAACGCTCAGGCGTTGCGAACAGAGTTGTTCCAGATGGATCACCGCCACACGAACACGGAAAGCGATTCTGAGGTGCTGCTGAACGTGTTCGCTCACGAGTTGGAGCGCGCGACCAGAGGTGTACCGCTGCAGCCAGAGGATGTTTTTACCGCTGTGCGTGCAGTCCACAAGCGCATCAAGGGCTCATATGCCGTGATTGCGTTGATTGCGGGTCACGGCCTCTTGGCATTCCGCGATCCCCATGGCATTCGACCCCTGGCGATGGGGCGAAGCCAGGACGGAACGGTGATGGTGGGCAGTGAATCCGTGGCATTGGAGGGAACGTCCCACGTTTTTGAGCGGAATATTGAACCTGGTGAAGCGGTGTTCATTACATTGGACGGTACGGTTCACTCCCGCCAATGTGCTGATGCTCCCCAGCTCAACCCTTGCATCTTCGAATTTGTTTACCTTGCGCGCCCCGATTCGGTTCTCGACGGGATCTCGGTGTATCAAGCACGTCTGAATCTGGGTGAAGCCCTTGCCAAGCGGGTCGTGTCTACGGTACCGCCAAGCGAGATTGACGTCATCATTCCCATCCCAGAATCCAGCCGTCCCAGCGCAACTCAACTGGCCCATTTGCTCGGTATCCCCTACCGTGAAGGCTTCGTCAAAAACCGTTATGTGGGCCGGACGTTCATCATGCCAGGGCAAGGGGTGCGCAAGAAATCTGTTCGCCAGAAGCTCAATGTGATTGGCAGCGAATTCAAGGGGCGTAATGTTCTGCTGGTAGACGACTCTATCGTTCGCGGCACAACGTCTCGGGAGATCGTACAGATGGCGCGCGATGCAGGTGCGCGTAAGGTATATCTTGCAAGCGCAGCTCCTCCGGTTCGTTACCCCAACGTGTATGGCATTGACATGCCTACGAGCAAAGAGCTTGTTGCGCACGGCCGGACTGTAGAAGAGGTGCGGCAAGCCATCGGCTGTGATGCGTTGATCTACCAAGATGTAGATGCGATGAAGCGTGCAGTTGGTGCCCTGAATGGCGGCATCACCGGGTTTGACGCGTCTTGTTTTGACGGTGTTTATGTCACAGGCGACGTGACTGCAGAGGATATCGTGCGATTGAACGAAGGTCGTGTGGGAGTCGAGGAGCAGGAGGAGGACACTTCTCGTCTGGCTCTGCCCAACGCGCAGGAAGCCTGA